A window from Salvia miltiorrhiza cultivar Shanhuang (shh) chromosome 2, IMPLAD_Smil_shh, whole genome shotgun sequence encodes these proteins:
- the LOC131013247 gene encoding ABC transporter G family member 9-like — protein sequence MADLEAHNHPQISPAIFNRPNLPVTLKFDEVVYRIRIAAGGGLLKKKTKSEERVILKGISGMVLPGEMLAMLGPSGSGKTTLLTALGGRLGGHLAGSITYNGKPFSNAMKRNTGFVTQDDVLYPHLTVTETLVYTALLRLPRTLSKGEKAEHAEAVIAQLGLSRCRNSIIGGPFLGGVSGGERKRVSIGQEMLINPSLLFLDEPTSGLDSTTAQKIVSTLWELANGGRTVVKTIHQPSSRLFYMFHKVLLLSEGNPLYFGKGAAVLDYFSSVGFAPSVAMNPADFLLDLANGVATAESNEDQAAIKQSLVNAYKTQLSAAVKSELDVDSSLHTPTNDRKLKRWSNTWLDQFSVLFRRGIKERKHESFSTIKIVQVLVVAILTGLLWWQSPVDHLQDQVGLFFFYSGFWGFYPLFQAIFTFPQERMMLSKERASGMYRLSSYFMALTLGDLPMELVLPTVFYAITYWMAGLKHTAGAFFSGLFVLLYSVLCSQGLGLAIGAAVMDQKSATTLGSVIMLTFLLASGYYVQHVPAFIAWIKYISISQYTFKLLLSSQYESDQIYRCGANQTCFVRDFPSIKTVGIGGRGSIVAVLAMAVMLVLYRLIAYVALMRVGVTRN from the exons ATGGCCGACCTCGAGGCGCACAATCACCCCCAAATTTCTCCGGCCATTTTTAACCGACCCAATCTCCCCGTCACTCTCAAG TTCGATGAGGTGGTTTACAGGATCAGGATCGCGGCGGGGGGAGGCttgttgaagaagaaaacaaaatCAGAAGAGAGAGTAATACTGAAAGGAATTTCGGGCATGGTGCTGCCCGGGGAAATGCTGGCGATGCTGGGGCCGTCGGGCAGCGGCAAGACGACGCTGCTGACCGCCCTCGGCGGGCGGCTAGGCGGCCATCTCGCCGGCAGCATCACCTACAACGGCAAGCCCTTCTCCAACGCGATGAAGCGCAACACGGGCTTCGTCACCCAAGACGACGTTCTCTACCCTCACCTGACCGTGACGGAGACGCTGGTGTACACGGCCCTGCTGCGGCTGCCCCGGACCCTGAGCAAGGGCGAGAAGGCGGAGCACGCGGAGGCCGTGATAGCGCAGCTGGGGCTGTCGAGGTGTAGGAATAGCATCATAGGGGGGCCGTTCCTGGGGGGGGTGTCGGGGGGCGAGAGGAAACGGGTGAGCATTGGGCaggagatgctcatcaacccGAGCTTGTTGTTCCTGGACGAGCCCACATCGGGTCTGGACTCCACCACTGCGCAGAAGATTGTGTCGACGCTGTGGGAGCTGGCCAACGGCGGCCGCACAGTCGTCAAGACCATTCACCAGCCCTCCAGTAGGCTCTTTTATATGTTTCACAAGGTTCTCTTGCTGTCCGAAGGGAACCCTTTGTATTTCGGCAAAGGAGCTGCCGTTTTGGACTATTTTTCCAGTGTTGGTTTTGCTCCCAGTGTTGCCATGAATCCTGCCGATTTCCTGCTCGATCTCGCTAATG GAGTTGCAACGGCGGAATCGAATGAAGATCAAGCAGCGATTAAGCAGAGTTTGGTGAATGCTTATAAAACACAGCTGTCAGCGGCTGTGAAATCGGAGCTCGATGTTGATAGCAGTCTTCACACTCCAACAAATGATAGGAAGCTTAAGCGTTGGTCAAATACATGGTTGGATCAGTTCTCAGTCTTGTTTAGGAGAGGAATCAAAGAAAGGAAGCATGAGTCTTTCTCAACAATCAAGATTGTGCAAGTTTTGGTGGTTGCTATTCTAACTGGACTGCTTTGGTGGCAGTCCCCCGTCGATCACTTGCAAGACCAG GTGGGGCTCTTCTTCTTCTACTCGGGTTTTTGGGGGTTCTACCCCCTATTCCAGGCCATCTTCACATTCCCTCAAGAACGTATGATGCTGTCGAAAGAGCGGGCATCGGGCATGTACCGCCTCTCCTCCTACTTCATGGCCCTAACCCTAGGCGACCTGCCCATGGAGCTAGTCCTCCCCACCGTCTTCTACGCCATAACCTACTGGATGGCAGGCCTCAAGCACACGGCGGGGGCCTTCTTCTCGGGCCTGTTTGTGCTGCTCTACAGCGTGCTGTGCTCTCAGGGGCTGGGGCTGGCCATTGGGGCTGCGGTTATGGACCAGAAGTCTGCCACCACGCTTGGATCCGTGATCATGCTCACCTTCCTCCTGGCCAGTGGCTACTACGTGCAGCACGTGCCCGCCTTCATAGCTTGGATCAAGTACATATCCATCAGCCAGTACACCTTCAAACTCCTGCTCAGCTCGCAGTATGAGAGTGATCAGATCTATCGTTGTGGTGCCAATCAGACTTGCTTCGTGAGGGATTTCCCCTCCATAAAGACGGTGGGGATTGGCGGGAGAGGGAGTATCGTGGCGGTGCTCGCCATGGCTGTCATGCTTGTGCTCTATAGGCTTATAGCTTATGTTGCTCTCATGAGAGTTGGCGTCACCAGGAACTAG